The Cyclobacteriaceae bacterium genome includes a region encoding these proteins:
- a CDS encoding TonB-dependent receptor, whose product MLKSFMAALLLVLALDAHAQLNINGKVRGAKDNVLLIGATIQLDGNAVFTITDEFGAFSLVNIAPGNHVLRVRFLGYEEKSQNFDLQKSIDLDITLEESSVLTDEVIVTATRANEKTPTTFTNINAQSIQKQNFGQDLPIILNWTPSVVTTSDAGGGVGYTGIRIRGSDATRVNVTINGIPYNDSESQQTYWVDVPDIASSTQSVQIQRGVGTSTNGASAFGASVNVQTNSLKADPYTDFITAFGSFNTQRYTFRAGTGLINDRWAFDGKVSKITSDGYVDRASSDLGSYYLSGGFYGKRTIVKAIVFGGSEKTYQSWYGVDEETLATNRTMNYAGAIYAADGTISRYYDNQVDDYKQDNYQLHISHQLGQYWNANVAMHYTYGRGFYEQYNQGESFAGMGLPDILLKDTTLTSSDVIVRKWLDNKFYGATYSFNYSKDRNTIVVGGAYNQYAHARHFGEIVWSEYAGVIPVRYNYYQGQSQKNDFNTYVKWNYNLTKELNTFVDLQYRRVDYQTAGIRDDQSPYDVNESFNFFNPKFGLSYTLSEKSVLYGSYAVSNREPNRSDYIDGEVKPRSEHLENLEIGWRRTTSDYGFEANYYLMNYTDQLVLTGALDNTGTPIRANVGKSYRTGIELSGMIKFSDRFSWNLNTTFSISKNKDYVDDALMVRNTSIILSPGVIAGSQLTWSPLRNFQTTLLSKYVGKQYLDNNENENLKLADYFINDLRLAYQIFPKGMKEIGLSFLANNLFDVKYSSNGAAYGSTAYYYPQAGRNFMVMITMKF is encoded by the coding sequence ATGTTAAAATCTTTTATGGCAGCGTTGCTGCTCGTGCTGGCGTTAGACGCCCATGCACAGCTCAACATCAATGGAAAGGTCCGTGGTGCAAAGGACAATGTTCTTCTTATCGGTGCAACCATCCAACTCGATGGGAATGCTGTATTCACTATTACAGATGAATTTGGAGCATTCAGTCTTGTCAACATTGCTCCCGGAAATCATGTTTTAAGAGTCCGATTTCTTGGCTATGAAGAAAAATCGCAAAACTTTGATCTTCAAAAGAGTATCGATCTTGATATTACTCTGGAAGAATCTTCCGTGCTGACAGATGAGGTTATTGTCACGGCTACCCGCGCAAATGAGAAAACACCGACAACATTCACGAACATCAATGCACAATCCATCCAGAAACAGAATTTTGGTCAGGATCTTCCGATCATTCTTAACTGGACTCCATCCGTAGTCACTACTTCCGACGCAGGAGGCGGTGTTGGGTATACGGGCATCCGGATTCGCGGAAGTGATGCTACCCGTGTGAATGTGACCATCAATGGAATTCCCTACAATGACAGTGAGTCGCAACAAACCTATTGGGTTGATGTGCCTGATATTGCTTCATCCACCCAAAGCGTTCAAATTCAAAGAGGAGTAGGGACATCAACCAATGGTGCAAGTGCATTTGGTGCAAGTGTCAATGTTCAAACGAATTCACTAAAAGCAGATCCTTACACAGACTTCATAACAGCCTTTGGATCTTTCAATACTCAGCGTTATACCTTCCGTGCGGGTACAGGATTGATAAATGATCGATGGGCATTTGATGGAAAGGTCTCTAAAATAACTTCTGATGGTTACGTCGATCGTGCATCTTCGGACCTCGGATCATACTATCTCAGCGGAGGTTTTTATGGAAAGAGAACGATTGTCAAAGCAATAGTCTTTGGGGGAAGTGAAAAAACGTATCAATCCTGGTACGGTGTCGATGAAGAAACCCTGGCCACAAATCGAACCATGAATTATGCCGGAGCGATCTATGCCGCAGATGGGACGATCTCCCGCTACTATGACAATCAGGTAGATGACTATAAGCAGGACAATTATCAATTGCATATTTCACATCAGCTCGGTCAGTATTGGAATGCCAATGTTGCGATGCACTACACATACGGCCGGGGTTTTTACGAACAATACAATCAGGGCGAAAGCTTTGCTGGTATGGGTTTGCCTGATATACTTCTGAAGGACACAACGCTCACCAGCAGCGATGTAATAGTGCGCAAGTGGCTTGATAATAAATTCTATGGAGCGACATATTCGTTTAATTATTCTAAGGATAGGAATACTATTGTTGTAGGTGGAGCTTACAATCAATATGCTCACGCCAGGCATTTTGGAGAGATCGTATGGTCAGAATATGCCGGAGTAATTCCTGTTCGATACAATTATTATCAAGGTCAGTCTCAAAAGAATGATTTCAATACGTATGTTAAATGGAATTATAATCTGACAAAGGAACTTAACACATTTGTTGATCTTCAGTATCGCCGTGTCGACTATCAGACTGCCGGTATTCGCGATGACCAAAGTCCATATGATGTTAATGAAAGCTTCAATTTTTTCAATCCTAAGTTCGGATTGAGCTATACGCTTTCAGAAAAGAGTGTTCTCTATGGCTCTTACGCTGTCTCGAATCGTGAACCAAACCGCTCAGATTATATTGATGGTGAAGTAAAGCCACGGTCTGAGCATCTTGAAAATCTCGAGATAGGATGGCGAAGAACAACTTCTGATTATGGGTTTGAGGCGAATTATTACTTGATGAATTACACGGATCAACTGGTTTTGACAGGAGCCCTTGATAATACCGGAACACCGATTCGTGCTAATGTTGGGAAAAGCTATCGCACAGGAATTGAACTGTCGGGTATGATAAAGTTCTCAGATCGATTCTCCTGGAATTTAAACACCACCTTTAGTATAAGCAAGAATAAAGATTATGTGGATGATGCATTAATGGTAAGAAATACATCTATTATTCTTTCACCTGGTGTAATCGCAGGAAGTCAACTGACCTGGTCTCCTTTGCGGAATTTTCAGACCACCTTGCTGTCAAAATATGTCGGCAAGCAATACCTGGATAATAATGAAAATGAAAACCTAAAGCTGGCAGATTATTTTATAAATGATCTTCGATTAGCATATCAGATCTTTCCGAAAGGAATGAAGGAAATTGGATTAAGTTTTCTGGCCAATAATCTTTTTGATGTTAAGTATTCCTCTAATGGGGCAGCTTATGGAAGCACTGCGTACTACTATCCACAGGCAGGAAGGAACTTTATGGTTATGATAACAATGAAATTCTGA
- the prmC gene encoding peptide chain release factor N(5)-glutamine methyltransferase — protein MIITIAEMLINSKILFQELLSELNVDANQAEKEAMIFWVLENQLKLRPIHVMSGKEVEFDRSNFNSIIRRLNKNEPLQYVLGESEFYGRRFIVNPAVLIPRPETEIMIDSVLSFMKDRADEISILDIGTGSGCIGITLSLEVKSSHVSATDISEQALIIAKKNAKQLNASIEFYKRDVLSEFLPKDSLDVIVSNPPYILENEKNTLHENVVNYEPSLALFVPNDDALIFHRALTEHSKRSLKSGGMLMTEINERFGKETLELFQSAGFEAEIVKDLDGKDRFISGIKRTDR, from the coding sequence ATGATTATTACCATTGCAGAGATGCTGATCAATTCAAAAATCCTTTTTCAGGAACTTCTGAGTGAGTTAAATGTTGACGCCAATCAAGCTGAAAAAGAAGCAATGATCTTTTGGGTGCTGGAGAATCAATTAAAACTGCGGCCGATCCATGTAATGAGCGGCAAAGAAGTGGAATTCGATCGATCAAATTTCAATTCCATTATCAGACGATTGAACAAAAATGAGCCACTTCAATATGTGTTGGGAGAATCTGAATTTTATGGAAGGCGATTCATTGTAAATCCGGCTGTCTTGATTCCTCGTCCGGAGACAGAAATAATGATTGATTCCGTTCTTTCTTTTATGAAAGATCGCGCTGACGAAATCTCAATTCTGGATATTGGAACTGGCAGCGGCTGCATTGGAATAACACTTTCGCTGGAGGTTAAATCCTCTCATGTTTCAGCAACAGATATCAGTGAACAAGCTTTGATCATCGCAAAAAAAAATGCGAAACAACTTAACGCATCCATAGAATTTTATAAAAGAGATGTCCTTAGTGAATTCTTGCCTAAGGATTCTCTTGATGTCATTGTGAGTAATCCACCATACATACTGGAGAACGAAAAGAATACACTTCATGAAAACGTTGTGAATTACGAGCCATCACTTGCTCTTTTTGTACCAAACGATGATGCATTGATTTTTCATAGGGCATTGACAGAGCATTCAAAAAGATCATTAAAATCAGGTGGAATGCTAATGACAGAGATTAATGAGCGGTTTGGCAAAGAAACATTGGAGTTATTTCAATCAGCAGGATTTGAAGCTGAGATTGTCAAAGATCTTGATGGGAAGGATCGGTTTATCTCTGGGATCAAAAGAACTGACAGGTAA
- a CDS encoding RNAase encodes MNQPLNKNIFFVKEHVKVFKASNSFDVLDPESKEIVMECREENLGIFTKIFRFTDLKRATPFNMVIKTPGGQKILTVRRGISLFLSEVDVLDENEMLIGRFKQKFLSIGGKFEVLDANGTSLCMLKGKWTSWDFKFVANDGKEFATVTKKWSGLGKELFTTADNYILQISSEVPADHALRKLILSAVMCIDLVLKE; translated from the coding sequence CAAGGCTTCTAATAGTTTTGATGTTCTGGATCCGGAATCCAAAGAGATTGTAATGGAATGCAGGGAAGAGAACCTGGGTATCTTCACCAAGATATTTCGATTTACAGATTTGAAAAGAGCGACGCCATTCAATATGGTGATCAAGACTCCCGGAGGTCAGAAAATTCTTACAGTTCGCCGCGGGATCTCACTTTTTCTGTCTGAAGTAGATGTCCTTGACGAAAATGAAATGCTAATCGGCAGGTTCAAACAAAAGTTTCTTTCAATTGGCGGGAAGTTTGAAGTACTTGATGCTAATGGTACGTCACTTTGCATGCTGAAAGGAAAATGGACAAGCTGGGATTTTAAATTCGTTGCTAATGATGGAAAAGAATTTGCAACGGTTACAAAAAAATGGAGCGGATTGGGAAAGGAGTTATTCACCACGGCAGACAATTATATCCTTCAGATAAGTTCTGAAGTGCCAGCCGATCATGCTTTGAGGAAACTTATTTTATCCGCCGTAATGTGCATTGATCTGGTGTTGAAGGAATAG